From a region of the Agrobacterium tumefaciens genome:
- a CDS encoding DegQ family serine endoprotease, which translates to MPSMLKCLSSGLVAALLFLPGAAGAQDNKTVPTSHTEMQLSFAPLVKRTAGAVVNVYAERAVQRRLSPFAGDPFFEQFFGQQLPNRTEKQSSLGSGVILTAGGLVVTNNHVIDGADDIKVALADGREFASKVLLKDDRLDLAVLQIDAKEQFPMLPLGNSDAVEVGDLVLAIGNPFGVGQTVTSGIVSALARNQVVQGDFGFFIQTDASINPGNSGGALMNMNGELIGINTAIFSKGGGSNGIGFAIPANLVRVFIAAAEKGDASFQRPYIGATFDPVTSDVAEALGLDRARGALVVSVVKGGPAEKAGVEPGQVITAVNGIEVEHPDALGYRLTTAGIGKSAELTVMDKGQARKVTIALDSAPETAPRDERLIEGRNPFAGATVANLSPKLADELRMPSQVNGVVIVDVKRGSPAYRVGFQPKDILLSLNGEDVSSTAAVEKVLDDNPGFWRVEIMRDGQRIRQFLR; encoded by the coding sequence ATGCCGAGCATGTTGAAATGTCTGTCCAGCGGCCTTGTCGCTGCCCTTCTTTTCCTGCCAGGCGCGGCGGGTGCACAAGACAACAAGACTGTACCGACCAGTCACACGGAAATGCAGTTGTCCTTCGCGCCGCTCGTCAAGCGCACTGCCGGAGCCGTGGTCAACGTCTATGCCGAGCGTGCCGTCCAGCGCCGACTTTCGCCGTTCGCTGGCGATCCGTTCTTTGAGCAGTTCTTCGGCCAGCAATTGCCGAACCGCACGGAAAAACAATCGTCGCTCGGTTCCGGCGTTATTCTTACGGCCGGTGGTCTTGTGGTGACGAACAACCACGTGATCGACGGCGCCGACGATATTAAGGTGGCCCTTGCCGATGGTCGGGAGTTTGCGTCCAAGGTTCTGCTGAAAGACGACCGGCTTGACCTTGCCGTGCTGCAGATCGACGCCAAGGAACAATTCCCAATGTTGCCGCTCGGCAATTCGGATGCGGTCGAAGTCGGCGATCTCGTGCTTGCCATCGGTAACCCGTTTGGTGTCGGCCAGACGGTGACCAGCGGTATCGTTTCGGCGCTGGCGCGCAATCAGGTGGTTCAGGGCGATTTCGGTTTCTTTATCCAGACCGATGCCTCCATCAATCCGGGCAACTCGGGTGGCGCGTTGATGAACATGAACGGTGAGCTGATCGGCATCAACACGGCGATCTTCTCCAAAGGTGGCGGTTCCAACGGTATCGGGTTTGCCATTCCGGCCAATCTGGTCCGGGTGTTCATTGCCGCTGCGGAAAAGGGTGATGCCAGCTTCCAGCGTCCCTATATCGGTGCGACCTTCGATCCCGTCACATCCGATGTCGCAGAGGCGCTTGGCCTTGACCGTGCCAGAGGTGCGCTGGTTGTCAGCGTCGTGAAGGGCGGTCCTGCCGAGAAGGCTGGCGTCGAGCCGGGACAGGTCATCACGGCCGTCAACGGTATTGAGGTAGAGCATCCAGACGCGCTGGGCTACCGCCTGACGACGGCGGGTATCGGCAAATCTGCCGAGTTGACGGTCATGGACAAGGGGCAGGCCCGAAAGGTCACCATTGCGCTTGATTCCGCGCCTGAAACGGCACCGCGCGACGAGCGCCTGATTGAAGGTCGCAATCCCTTTGCCGGCGCCACTGTCGCAAACCTTTCGCCGAAACTGGCGGATGAGCTGCGCATGCCCTCGCAGGTGAACGGTGTTGTCATTGTCGACGTCAAACGCGGCTCACCGGCTTACCGCGTCGGTTTCCAGCCGAAGGACATTCTGCTGTCGCTGAACGGAGAGGATGTCTCTTCGACAGCGGCCGTCGAGAAGGTGCTGGATGACAATCCCGGTTTCTGGCGAGTGGAAATCATGCGCGACGGTCAACGCATCCGGCAGTTCCTTCGATGA
- a CDS encoding serine hydrolase, which translates to MKRRTALAILGALPFASIARAQTGGGNDRFEPALRNADALSSLKTVIVSVDGNETASRAYHGAALNGSTNIKSASKSIVSALVGMAIDKKVLDGVEQPIATVLRSSFPTNPDPRLERVTIGNLLSMQSGLERMSGPNYGRWVSSRDWVRTALGSGFAGEPGGGMLYSTGSTHLLSAILTKASGRSTLALAREWFRPLKGFSIGAWERDPQGIYLGGNQMAMTARSLLAFGELYRRGGVTPDGERLLPQAWIDQSWQQRTNSVFNGDGYGYCWFIKEMAGEQVYYAWGYGGQMLYIVPAKKLSVVMTSREDAPSARTGYRDQLHGLMGEIIRAA; encoded by the coding sequence ATGAAAAGACGAACAGCGCTCGCCATTCTCGGCGCCTTGCCCTTTGCTTCCATCGCCCGCGCCCAGACCGGCGGGGGAAATGATCGTTTCGAGCCTGCCTTGAGGAATGCGGATGCGCTTTCCAGCCTCAAGACTGTGATCGTTAGCGTTGATGGCAACGAGACCGCGAGCCGCGCCTATCACGGTGCGGCGCTCAACGGCTCCACCAACATCAAGTCCGCGTCGAAATCCATCGTCTCTGCTCTGGTTGGCATGGCGATCGACAAAAAGGTTCTTGATGGCGTGGAGCAGCCGATTGCAACGGTGTTGCGGAGCAGTTTTCCAACCAATCCCGATCCGAGGCTGGAAAGGGTTACCATTGGCAATCTGCTTTCCATGCAGTCCGGCCTGGAGCGCATGTCAGGGCCGAATTACGGTCGATGGGTGTCCAGCCGGGATTGGGTGCGGACGGCGCTGGGCTCCGGTTTCGCGGGCGAGCCGGGCGGTGGCATGCTTTACTCGACCGGTTCCACCCACCTGCTCTCGGCCATTCTCACCAAGGCGTCGGGCCGCTCGACATTGGCCTTGGCACGCGAGTGGTTTCGTCCATTGAAAGGTTTTTCGATCGGCGCGTGGGAACGCGATCCGCAGGGCATCTATCTCGGTGGCAACCAGATGGCGATGACGGCGCGGTCACTGCTGGCCTTTGGCGAGCTTTATCGGCGCGGCGGCGTGACGCCGGATGGTGAGCGATTGCTGCCGCAGGCCTGGATCGACCAGTCATGGCAGCAACGGACCAATTCCGTGTTCAATGGCGACGGTTACGGTTACTGCTGGTTCATCAAGGAGATGGCGGGAGAGCAGGTTTATTACGCCTGGGGTTATGGCGGGCAGATGCTCTACATCGTGCCCGCTAAAAAGCTTTCGGTGGTGATGACGTCGCGTGAGGATGCCCCCTCCGCCAGAACCGGTTACCGCGACCAGTTGCATGGGCTGATGGGGGAGATTATTCGCGCAGCCTGA